A portion of the Bactrocera neohumeralis isolate Rockhampton chromosome 2, APGP_CSIRO_Bneo_wtdbg2-racon-allhic-juicebox.fasta_v2, whole genome shotgun sequence genome contains these proteins:
- the LOC126750765 gene encoding protein sarah, translating into MSASRANTPPSESDKATSHNHSNSGETNHNNNLKLKSTQNGDGSSSNDKLSPDQDIYINQADGLPSQHPTLPDGDVDSDSEKEAVDPDSFDDLPTSIIVTNIHSEVFTNPELKQQMEELFRTFCDSATFQWLRSFRRLRVNYDNAIAAANARIKLHQYEFNKKTTITCYFAQPVTPVSNKNLQPPAPVKQFLISPPASPPAGWEPREENEPLVNHDLLAALASLTPGESHELHPQTEDQPGIIVHTAMLPEGAVSAPTLAVGAKPTIVQTKCPERA; encoded by the coding sequence ATGTCGGCGTCCCGCGCCAACACCCCACCTTCCGAATCGGACAAGGCGACGTCACACAACCACAGCAATAGTGGTGAAACgaatcacaacaacaacttgaaatTGAAATCAACACAGAATGGcgacggcagcagcagcaacgatAAACTCTCGCCGGATcaagatatatacataaatcaagCCGATGGCTTACCCAGCCAACATCCCACATTACCCGATGGCGATGTAGACAGCGACAGCGAAAAGGAAGCTGTCGATCCGGATTCTTTCGACGATTTGCCCACATCCATAATTGTGACCAATATACACTCGGAGGTGTTTACCAATCCAGAACTGAAACAACAAATGGAGGAACTCTTTCGTACCTTTTGCGATTCGGCGACCTTCCAGTGGTTACGTAGCTTCCGACGTTTGCGCGTCAACTATGACAATGCCATAGCAGCGGCCAATGCACGCATCAAATTGCATCAGTATGAATTTAATAAGAAGACGACGATAACTTGTTACTTTGCACAGCCCGTAACGCCAGTCTCGAATAAAAATCTACAACCACCAGCGCCGGTAAAGCAATTCCTAATCTCGCCACCAGCTTCACCGCCAGCCGGTTGGGAGCCACGCGAAGAGAACGAGCCGCTGGTCAATCACGATCTCCTGGCGGCCTTGGCCAGTCTAACGCCCGGCGAGTCACACGAGCTGCATCCCCAGACCGAAGATCAGCCGGGCATTATTGTGCACACGGCCATGTTGCCAGAGGGCGCGGTAAGCGCACCAACACTAGCTGTCGGCGCCAAACCGACCATAGTGCAAACCAAGTGTCCGGAGCGTGCGTAA